The Cupriavidus sp. EM10 genome includes a region encoding these proteins:
- a CDS encoding DNA polymerase Y family protein, translating into MTYWIAVHLPRLPLDALQPSWPEPAAGAAAHGNGTLQQLPVAVMAHERVVLANGPAAALGVCYGMRRGGVQALSADVVQLERAPSAESDLVTSVALTLLHFTPAVTIDAEPESATVMLDVTASLRLFGGHRALCRAIRSRVRQLGTFVQIGSGTTAQGAAWLARQPLRKTPRGIVRPARRAVQAPRMVRLLDRLPVTCLQAYTDPDWLEGIGCRTLGQVRQLPRAGLSRRIGTELLARLDQAYGKAPSGFAWFEAPPAFAQRMELPGRIESAEGVLAGAQRLLLALSGWLAAQQAGVTRCVLVLEHERYRLGEDTDSTPVPLALAQPSRDPLHLSKLLREKLDKVRFHAPVGGLGLRVETMETCVPQSDSLFPEPGAEPAELGRLLDTLVARLGRDNVLQPQPLADHRPERANQWCPVGETPPRAPAPGALPPERPLWLLEAPQALRVEKHRPVYQGPLVMLTRPERIEAGWWDGGLATRDYFIAERADGLRCWVYRERPGRPTRDGQEDGGEYRWFLHGLFA; encoded by the coding sequence ATGACGTACTGGATCGCGGTGCATCTGCCGCGCCTGCCGCTGGACGCGCTGCAGCCGAGCTGGCCTGAGCCCGCCGCAGGCGCCGCCGCGCATGGCAACGGTACGCTGCAGCAACTGCCGGTGGCCGTGATGGCGCACGAGCGCGTGGTGCTGGCCAATGGCCCGGCCGCGGCGCTGGGCGTGTGCTATGGCATGCGGCGTGGCGGCGTGCAGGCACTGTCGGCCGATGTGGTGCAGCTTGAACGCGCCCCGTCCGCCGAGTCCGACCTGGTGACATCGGTGGCGCTGACGCTGCTGCACTTTACGCCGGCCGTGACGATTGACGCCGAACCCGAATCGGCCACGGTGATGCTCGACGTGACGGCCAGCCTGCGCCTGTTCGGCGGGCATCGCGCGCTGTGTCGGGCGATCCGCAGCCGCGTGCGGCAACTGGGCACGTTCGTGCAGATCGGCAGCGGCACCACGGCGCAGGGCGCGGCATGGCTGGCGCGCCAGCCGCTGCGCAAGACGCCGCGCGGCATCGTTCGTCCCGCCCGGCGTGCGGTGCAGGCGCCGCGCATGGTGCGCCTGCTGGACCGCCTGCCCGTGACCTGCCTGCAGGCATACACCGATCCGGACTGGCTCGAAGGCATCGGCTGCCGCACGCTCGGGCAGGTGCGGCAGCTGCCGCGTGCGGGTTTGTCGCGCCGCATCGGCACCGAACTGCTGGCGCGGCTGGACCAGGCCTATGGCAAGGCCCCGTCGGGCTTTGCATGGTTCGAGGCGCCGCCCGCGTTTGCGCAACGGATGGAACTGCCTGGCCGCATCGAATCGGCCGAAGGCGTGCTGGCCGGGGCGCAGCGGCTGCTGCTGGCGCTGTCGGGCTGGCTGGCGGCGCAGCAGGCCGGCGTGACGCGCTGCGTGCTGGTCCTGGAACACGAACGCTACCGGCTGGGCGAGGACACCGATAGCACGCCGGTGCCGCTGGCGCTGGCGCAGCCGAGCCGCGATCCCTTGCATCTGTCGAAACTGCTGCGCGAGAAGCTCGACAAGGTGCGCTTTCATGCGCCGGTGGGTGGCCTGGGCCTGCGCGTGGAGACGATGGAAACCTGCGTGCCGCAAAGCGATTCGCTGTTTCCGGAGCCCGGCGCGGAACCGGCCGAGCTGGGCCGGCTGCTCGACACGCTGGTGGCCCGCCTGGGCCGCGACAACGTGCTGCAGCCGCAGCCGCTGGCCGACCATCGCCCCGAACGCGCCAACCAGTGGTGCCCGGTGGGCGAGACGCCCCCGCGTGCGCCGGCCCCGGGCGCGTTGCCGCCGGAGCGGCCGCTGTGGCTGCTGGAAGCCCCGCAGGCGCTGCGCGTGGAGAAGCATCGCCCCGTGTACCAGGGGCCGCTGGTGATGCTGACGCGGCCCGAGCGCATCGAGGCCGGCTGGTGGGATGGCGGCCTGGCCACGCGCGACTATTTCATTGCCGAACGCGCCGACGGGTTGCGCTGCTGGGTCTATCGCGAACGCCCCGGCCGCCCCACGCGCGACGGGCAGGAAGACGGCGGCGAATACCGCTGGTTCCTGCACGGCCTGTTTGCCTGA
- the imuA gene encoding translesion DNA synthesis-associated protein ImuA: MTPTRHEQPSLLAEDHAPPSTPPADPHRESVRELEQRYPGLWRAGQLGRAGRLPICPTGYDALTAELPGGGWPAGAVTELLLAQDGAGELRLLMPALRMLAAGGRRIALVNPPCLPNAGGLAGALEDGRLPARQLYWVRPPVAATMASQRTDMLWAAEQMLRSQAFGAVLVWLAGARPEALRRLQVLAQAGDTVVWVLRPMRVLHESSPAVLRLALSPQPGNLMSIVFHKRRGPVRDTPLLLPLEGMAHVPRRTGMPAVPTPAVPAGIDPIAHDVLDRGASAAPAAGRAAAELA; the protein is encoded by the coding sequence ATGACCCCGACCCGGCATGAGCAGCCTTCGCTTCTGGCGGAGGACCATGCGCCCCCATCCACCCCGCCTGCCGATCCGCACCGCGAATCCGTGCGCGAACTCGAGCAGCGTTATCCCGGCCTGTGGCGCGCGGGCCAGCTCGGCCGTGCCGGCCGGCTGCCCATCTGCCCGACCGGCTATGACGCGCTGACGGCCGAATTGCCGGGCGGCGGCTGGCCGGCCGGTGCGGTGACGGAACTGCTGCTGGCGCAGGATGGCGCCGGCGAGTTGCGCCTGCTGATGCCGGCGCTGCGCATGCTGGCGGCCGGTGGCCGGCGCATCGCGCTGGTCAATCCGCCTTGCCTGCCCAATGCGGGCGGCCTGGCCGGTGCCCTGGAAGATGGCCGCCTGCCCGCGCGGCAGCTCTACTGGGTGCGCCCGCCGGTGGCCGCCACGATGGCTTCGCAACGCACGGACATGCTCTGGGCCGCCGAGCAGATGCTGCGCAGCCAGGCGTTTGGCGCGGTGCTGGTCTGGCTGGCCGGCGCGCGGCCCGAGGCGCTGCGGCGCCTGCAGGTGCTGGCGCAGGCCGGCGACACCGTGGTCTGGGTGCTGCGCCCGATGCGGGTGCTGCACGAATCGTCGCCGGCCGTGCTGCGGCTGGCACTGTCGCCGCAGCCCGGCAACCTGATGTCGATCGTCTTCCACAAGCGGCGCGGCCCGGTGCGCGATACCCCGTTGCTGTTGCCGCTCGAAGGCATGGCCCATGTGCCCCGGCGCACGGGCATGCCTGCCGTTCCCACGCCCGCCGTCCCGGCGGGTATCGACCCGATTGCCCATGACGTACTGGATCGCGGTGCATCTGCCGCGCCTGCCGCTGGACGCGCTGCAGCCGAGCTGGCCTGA